Part of the Lycium ferocissimum isolate CSIRO_LF1 chromosome 6, AGI_CSIRO_Lferr_CH_V1, whole genome shotgun sequence genome, taTTGTCACAGCCTACAtgaattacttgacaaaattatatgaaaattcttgaagaattttaaatgcttgaagcatatacaagttgtagaaatttgttcataattcttatatgaattaagtTAAGCAAGGTGAACGCGATTGTATCACCTTAATGAATATTCACTGACTAAGggcacaaatgactctatttatccttacgtcttttcgaaaatcaaaatctatcatattgttggtgcaagttgatgacttgaatattattgaaactcttgaagagttctCAAAAGCAGTATATTATctgttgaaatgagaaacttgctGAATTCTTTGGTCCTGAAGTgtcatatctttatgcaattgatgcatttatatatctTGTTATGACTCTGAGGGATTACAGTCATACGATGTTGCTATGACAGTCAAATCATGTAAAGATAACATAtgtttataaagcaagtcaaGAACGCACTTGGggtgatttcaacaatattatatgtCGATGCAACTCTAAACAAAGACTGAAGATATAGCAGCATACATAGGCCAACTAAAGAGAGGATTCATAAAAGGACAAGGCATaattcaccaaagttgttcttcacacacgatTTCCAAAATAATGGTGATATCAATGTGCAACAGATGGGTTCAAGTGATAATATGGTTGATTTGTTCACCAAGTCTCTCCCAACTGCAACTTTTGagaagatggtgcacaagattgAAATGCaaagattcaagttttggatTGACGTTCTCATCAGGTGGAGTTAATACGcattgtactcttttttccttagccaaggttttgtcccaatTAGGTTTTCCTGGTAAGgcttttaatgaggcaaccaaatggcatattattagaaatgtatactcttttttttttactataatttTTCCCATTGGGTTTTTTCTAacaaggttttaacgaggcacattatctatcaaatagacatccaaaggggagttttataaatattatttattattgtggatgcctatctttaggagaaaatttagggtttgtgactttgggACCAAGCTACTTTTGCCTTATAAATAGAGAGGTTCTATTCATTGTATTGACtccctaacaagagaaataaatgaattctcctctcttctctctttctctactATATTCTTGCtattgctttattattttataacagttaattctttattgatttgataagtggacactttttttaagcaagaaaaaaaggctaagtagACACCTTTTTTTTAGCTGGAGGGAATAGCTGATTTGGACTAAATATGTTATCAAAATTGACCAGTAAGAAACTCTAGCTGTCAACATATTtaatcttttatttcttgataTGTAATGTATATAGCCATAACATAggaaaaattattattagttttatttggtaaaaataaataaataaattataagaaaacaaattaaaaaattaaaacttgatAAGAGTTGAGCGTGTTGAGTTATGACTCATTCGTTAATCCATCTTGAGCCATTCTAAGTAACCTTTGGACAAGTTCATGATCCGCTCATTTTTACCCACCAAAATTCAGGTCAAATCATCCATTTGATGCCCCAAAATTCATCTGAAGGGACAAAACTCATTACGAGTTTATTTTTCCATCAAAAGCTTTGTACCGTTTCCTCACAATcacaaatattattttctccttgtagTGAGATACAATTTTGCACTTGTTGGAATTATAGGTTTTAGGTGAATAGGTGTAATAAAAATCAATCAACCGATTAATGACATAACAAATTTTGTGGATAGGAACATTTGATTAATTAGTCCTACATTAATTCCTTTATTAATCTTAATTATATCATTAATTCCTTTATTAATCTTAATTATATCATGTCACAATCTAGAGGCTTCACGCATCAAGATTATAAGCAATGTTAATTAATTTATCTAAATTGGAAATGACTATTGCTTGTTTTGTGAAAAAAGATGCATGAAGCTTCCATCAATAATGGCTGTTATCTATTTTAAGAAACAGTGATGGGCTTTGGAGTAAAGCGATTAGATTTCAATGTTTACCCTATAAATTCCATTTGAAATTCAATATTATTTTGTCCTTTACTAATTGCATGGATATGTTCGTTTATCTCTTTCTTCGCGATATATTGAGACCGTCATCCTCGTAATGCgtcaaaatttataaatttatcGATAAATTTGATAAAGTCTAACTTCagaagaaatatttgaagttacATGCATATAACTAAACTTGAGACACATATGACTGAAGTTCAACCATTTTACATGAAAGTGATTTACAAAAATGACTTTGGAGGTGAATAATATTAAACTTTATACCTGCTTGTGGAGAAACTTCAAGTTTAACAAGTTTGCCTCATGGGGAAAACTTTTGACTTTTGACCTTGAAGATTTGCCTATGGGGAAAATGGGGgttaaaagttcaagaaatgtAACCCGCCCAAATTCAACTAATCTAAAAAGTTAGCTGATTTGGGCTAAATATGTTATCTAAATTGATCGATGAGAAACTTTGtcaacatatttatttttttattttcttgatatgttatatatagccatAATATAGAAAAAGATACTATTAGTTTTATTCGGTaacaacaaacaaataaattataagaaaacaaattaaaaaattaaaacttgatAAGAGTTGAGCGGGGCTTGGATTATGACTCATTCGTTAATCCGTTTTGACCCATTAAAAGTAACCTTTGGGTAGGTTCATGATCCGCTCATTTTACCTACCAACTTCAGGTCAACTCGTCCATTTGATACCCCAAAATTCATCTGTGCAGACAAAATTTGTTACGAATTTATTCTTCCATCGCAAAAGCTTTGTAACGCTTTCCTCACAATcacaaatattattttctccttgtagTGAGATACAATTTTGCACGTGTTGCAATTATAGGTTTTAGGTGAAAAGCTGTAATGAAAAGCAATCAATCTATTAATGACATATCAAATTTTGTGGATAGGAACATTTGATTAATTAGTCCTACATAAATTCcttaattaatcttaattagATCATGTCACAATCTAGAGGCTACACGCATCAAGAGGGATATAGAGTTTTTTTTAGTCTATATATTAACACATGGTttgttttttccaaaaatattcattttattgATAGACAACAAGTTATGGAGCTGCAAAAAGATTCGAATGAATATAACGACCCTTAACTTGTTCGACTTTGGCAagttagttaattaattaagtgaaaGTAATTAATAACTTGTAGAAAGTAACTTTGTTTAAGATAAATTAGTAGTTTGCATTTATCTTCCATCAATTATAATTTATAGCCATGTAACATGGGATTTAATGCATATTAATCACATTTTGTCATATTGATTGGACGATGGTTTTTGTGGTAGATAAATGCATAGCACGGATCTAGATAGTAATTTATGGGTacataaatttaataattttttaatgacAAGGGGCGAGTTCGCTATCTGCCAGGTGCGCACGGGGGTAAACCCCGTTCAAAGGCAAATTTTTCTTTGTCATAGGCGGGGTTTCGAACACAGGACGTTCATTATGAAAAAACACATCTTTCAACAGTAGTCGCCTTGTGCAGGTTAAACTTAATAACTTTTATCTgaaacttgtatatatataaagaaatataCTAAATGTGTGCGAATATTCCACTATCACAACCAGGAGTTAACAACGGATTTTAGCGACAAAACATTTTTTGGTGCTAAATTGCAATGGATTAATTCAATACAAAATAATAACTAAGTCgcgaaataagaaaataaaaaaaggtatATATTATAGTGACAGACTAGTGGTGGAAACGAAAAATTCGTTACTAcagtattatatatattaacttgagatcgtTATACGACCCGAAAAACTTTCAAATCCTGAATATGCCATaactatttattaaattatttacgTATTTCAAGTCAACCGGTTCATTTATCTGCATAATATTGGGATGAAGAGGAAAAATGCATGTATTTTTAACTTACAAAATCAGAACTCTGCATCAGTCGTCACCTTCAACAAATTAAAGGAACACCTCTTTTGCATTTGAATATTGATTTGCTGTTTGAGAAGAGGTATTAAATGAGCGACTCAGGTTAAATTTGGAAGGAGGTTAAATTTGGAAGGAGTACAATACATTGAACTAATAAACGAGTTGAGTCATAGTTCGTTCAAAATTTGCTTGAGTCAAAATGTGTGTGTCAATTTGAGTTACACAACGGGTCATAACTCAAATTTCCCAACAAAATCATTTATCAATTACCAAGTGCCTTTTAATTGCAATTTGtttaccactttttttttttttggtttccggGACGCATGGAGGTTAATAGttctactttttaaaagctaaaaGTGGGTAAAAGAATGTCCGTTAAAAAAATTGTGTAGAAGGAATCATGCAAGTTGGAactataaaattataaattaaagtaTGTATTAAGCTATGAttatagcttcttttttttcttatattgaACAAAAAATAGTGAGAGAATTTGAGAATGAAACAAGTAGGATTTGCGTGTAGACCTACTGGGCCAGTAGTTGGGTGTACCTTTATTTCAAGGGGAagttattatataaatataggtaaataacataaatataagtaaataagtaaacaaaaaaaattatatatgatatatatatctaaaatatatactactatattatatgatatgtttgattttatacaagtatatatatatatatatatatatatatatatatatatatatatatatatatatatatatatatatatatattaaatacatatcataatattatataatatattacttatatctatataaattatctatgtatatatacttatatagcTATATATTAATCCATAAAATAgtattatatatgatatatatatgtataaaatatatattatatatgtattatacAATTCCTTGAAcaagtgtgtgtatatatatatatatatatatatatatatatatatatatatattcttgtacttatatattatgtatatttcattattatatactatatatgatattattttttatgtatattaactagtatataatatatataaaataatttcttatgtATAGTAAACAaaaagtattatatatatatatatatctttgacCACATACATTATCGTATATATTAGGCATATattgtttattatattaaatatatacaaatataaatttaattgagttaattttcctatttcatggaagggagagaaaaaaattgaatggtAAATATGCGACGGCAGAAAGAAAGTCAAGTTTAATGGGATGGGATatcaattattaattaagatccTATTTTAGTGATAATCcataagtaattatataattctatctatatattgtatattgtatACTTGATATGTTATTGTAGAGTACAATTGGTTGGCAAATAGagtaatatatttatatattaggtATATCATAATATTGTAtactatatacacaaatatatatatatatatatatatatatatatatatatatatatatatatatatatatatatatatatatacaaacttaaatatactaatTTTTACTATTATATTAACAAATATTTTGTAATCATCTTTTCAATTAaatataccaatttgaatataccatatactttttaaggtatattttcatgtacATTTCTTATACCATATTTCTATATAccatatcttttcatgtacttttcttaatattaatatattcaaataatttcttttagtcacaaaaaataattgaatcatcatcaagtgaaattaaaaaaaaaaaaaaaaaaaaaaggaggaaacgaaagaaaaaaagtctttttaaaATAGTAAATGGAATATGagatttgaagttgattttctcgtgtttatttggaaaattacattctaatgattttgaaagaaagagaaagtaaaagTGAATAGGTATTAATGGTAGTAACTCctaaaattaagtattattaatattttaagaatgtaaaatgttgtatttttataattaagaagttaaaattttgaataagttgtatttatgtaattttttgaaagtagttttagtttttttaattaccatttgaaaaagttgtatttgtgtggctttatcaaaaattaaagactttttaaaagaagaacaatccgcgcaaaaaaatgtatttcacTTGGATTTGGGCTAGTTGGGCCATTTTGGGCTGGACCGTTACTGTCCTCATTTCCTATTGTGTATGTGCAACACACAATTCAACTTGTCCGttgacctctttttttttttttttctttttcctaaaaCCATTTTTGGTACACGCAACTTAGTGATCCCACTAATTCCAACTCGTATCAGCTACGAAGACTCAGACGGTGAAGCACTCCCTATTAAGAAGTTTTTCATTCTCAAGGCTCGATATGACTTGTTTATTTTAATCATTCGTTATTCGCATATTACTGGCTCAATTAATTCGAATTCGCGTCGGATACGATTATAGGGTGACTGGCTCGACTAATTCGAATTCGCGTCAGATAAAATGATTATAGGGTGAACCTTCCAATCAAGAAGTTTTTCATTCTTAGAACTCTGACATTGACTTGTTCATTATACCCCTCTAACATGACCCCCGTTACATTCATCAAAATGCCTTGGAGGATGCAAATATAAACTTTAAAAAACAATATGTGCCTACTTGGCCATTCTAGAGATTCTACTTGACTCTTCTATCGGCTCAATCAAGAGTTCTTCAATAAAAATTTCATCCTTCAACTTCACAGTATCGTCCTGGAAATTTGATGTTGAATTTTTCAATGTTTAGCCATCAATAACATAGCATTTTGTCGACGTTTCACGTAATTAATCCAGTAACCTGTAATTTGATTCCGTCAAATCTTGTTCaattctattttaaaaaatcagcAAATTAGAATCTATGGCAATAATAAACATAGCTGGCGTTACAAAAACTATGAAACAAagtagcatatttttatgtcTTTAAAACACATGTTTATGTCTTTAAAACAAAGTACTTTGTTAAATAAGCAAGGAAACTCAGAAGGTATTGATGATTGAtgaaaaggttaaaaaaattcTATACATCATGTTTACATCAATTCAACGAATACATAATACTTATATATTGTATTCACATACACACTCTTATCTCTAAATCCTAGTAATTAAGTTAATGCATATTATCACATTAATTTTTTACTTAATCATGATAAAATAGTAGTTTGATGTAAATACCAAATACGAACAAAGTTgatgttagaaaaaaaaaaaaaaaagcacataTTATTATTGGTCATAAAAATAACTTAGCACCTAGTGATATGAGCTATGAAAGAATCCATCTCCGTAGTATAATCCCCTCCATCTATCATGGATTGTCTAACTTTTTTACTTAGTTCTATCACCCTCATCCTCATCTCATTTCCTTCTGCCGAAGCCATCAATTTTCTTACAACAGTCTCAACAGTTGTCGATGTAATTAACTCATCGCGTTTTTCCCAATCCTTCACAACGATGCCAATTTTCAGCACCTTTGTCACAAGCACTGCGATCCTTGGATGGTCAAAAAGCATAGGCCATGTAGCTAATGGAACTCCCGAGGTAATGCTCTCTAAGACAGAATTCCATCCACAATGACTCAAGAATCCTCCCGTTGATGAGTGTTCCAGGATTTCTAATTGAGGCGCCCAATCTTTCACCACAACTCCTGTTCCTTCTACTCTCTCTTCATAATCTTGAGGAATTTGGACTTGTTGATCATCTTCTCTTAATAACAAAGCATCCCTCACTATCCAAATGAACTTTTGTTGACTCTTTTCCAACCCTATAGCTAGCTCTTTGATTTGCTCACTAGATAATGAACTTGTTGTTCCAAATGAAACCAATATTACTGAGTTTGGTTCTTGTTTGTCCAGCCATTTCAAACACTTGTGACGACGATTAATGTTTTGATCATCATCCTCTTTTAATGGCAATGCAGATGGTAAAGGCGCAATTGGATGTAATGGACCAATAGCCCATTGCTTTCCTTTTCTTAGTAACTTATTGAACTTTGAAAGAACATTGAGATAAGGTCCTTCAACTGCCTTGCATGTTGAGTATAGGTTTCCAGAGCAAAAGGTGTTGACCCTATCTTGCATTAGAATGAAATCCATAAACTTTGGTATGAAACAATTTTGAAAAGATGGGATATTATTGGGAAATTGAAATCCATTAGGGAGTAGAATTCTCCCAATAAATTTCCCAACAAATGTAGGGAGATGGAATCGTCTCACCGCCTCTTCCAAATACATGGAACAAATCATAAAAGCAGAAGAGACGTTAAAACAAAAGGCCTCAGCGTTTGGTATAGAAACTATGTCTTGCACAACACTAGCCATTAGAGAGTCATATATGACCACAACTCTGCGTGTTTTTTTAGCAATTTCTAGTAAGAATGCACCTACTGGCTCGCGCAACATAAGGGACTCATCAAGTATGGGTAGTATGAAGCGTGACGCGATTTGATGAGACGATTTATTTGAACCATATAATTGATCATGAGAAAGTTCGTGAGATGGTGGATTTGGGAATTCTTGGAAATGAATATTACAAGTGGTGAAAGGATTCCATCCATGAACACGACGTTTGACCAGACTAATTTTGTCACTATAGCCAAGATAATAGATCGGTAAATTGTAGGAAGAAACGAGGCGAGAGAGATGGAGGAGCGGATTGAGATGTCCTTGTGCTAGAAAAGGTACCATGACCACAACAACATCTCCACCTTCTTCAATGCCAGTTTGGCTATGGTTTAATGAAGAAACAACATTAACGTTAGCCATATTCAAGAAAGTACTTGGGTATATTAATTCTTGATGTAGCAGCCAGCCCCTATAAATACGGTTATTTGATGATGAAatataaaataaggaaaaagaaaaagaaacattgAAGAAGCTAAGCTCATGTAAACAGAAGTGATTGTCTCTTTGCCATAAAAAGGCCTTTATGGCATTTTAATCGAAATGATAGTAAAACGAAAAACTAATGATctcttttttgattttatttgtttgatATTTTATTTGAGTCTGAATATGTCAAGAATCTTATGGTCATTATCACTGTATTCGTTTAAACTTATGCGAACTTGTTTGATTGTCACATCATTAAGTGTAAATTGAGAAGTTTAAAGTTGAAATAGCTCTTAATACAAAAATGTCACTTATTTGAAataaaccaaaaaggaaagaatatcTCATAAGATTATTCTTTCCACAACCCCAACCACACGTACAATAGAAATAAATACTAAATAATAAATTAGTAATTAACAAGACTCACCATCAAACTAAAAGAACAAGGGAATCAAGAAATCTGATCAAACTAAGTACATGATATTTCTTGAGGAATTTTTATGTTCTTTTATAAGTATCTTGAGGAATAtttctatgttctcttataAGTATCTTGACGAATAtttctatgttttcttttaatatctTGACGAATATTTCTATATCTATATTTTACAAATGATGGATTAGTTGGCTATAGTTGTATGCAAAGTATTTGATTTGCGAGTGGACCTAAATTGGGTCATACCATGACTCCAGCCCATTTATTTCACTTCAGTTGGGCCATTTTGGGCTGTTCCGTTACTATCCTCAGTTTCTATTGTTTATGCGCAATATACAGTTTAACTTGTGTCAGTTACCAATATAAATCattggcttttttttttggtactcgCAAATCATTGATAAGCGCTTTCTACTAAGAAGCTTTTCATTCTCAAGGCTCGACgttgacttattttttttaaccattCAGTATTTGCAAACCAATAGCTTGACTAATTCGAAATCACGTCGGATAAGACGATTGGCTTTTTTTGGTACTGCAATCATGGGTGAAACGTTTCTCAAGGCTCGACGTTAAGCTTTTTCATTCTTGCAAACCAATCGATATTGCCTTGTTCATTATACTCCCTCTAATATGACCATGTTATACATTGATCAAAATGCCTAAGAAGTTGCAAATATGGACTTAAAAAAACAGTATGTATCTACATGGCCATTCTAGAGAAATTGTTCAatgaattttctttcttccttcaatATTGTAAGAAATTGTTCAatgaattttctttcttccttcaatattgtaatgatttcataaatgactaattACCTTTGAGCAATTGAAAATGACCTAATGATGAACTGCATATATTCAGGATTGGAGTTAGACATCTAACTACGAGTTCGACAGAATCCAATAATTATGgtcaaaattttgtatttgtGTTGAGAAATACACttcatatgtataaataatttgtCCAGAACCCAATAAACTACCTTTTTTAGAGTCCAGAAAGCATCATCTTGAAATTCTGGATCCATTTCTGTATATATGTATCCATTGCAATTTGCAGGATCATGTACAATATTCATTTGGTTTGAGACATGATGAATTCgttgaagttgaaaaaggaTATTCAGGAAGAGAATTAAAGTTTTGGATGGACatgtttggtgttggaaaaaaaaaagtctcgcAGGTTAATTAAGAACACTAACAATCTCAATTAAAGATAATCCGGAAAACTAAATGCAGCGTATGATTGACGATATTATGCTTAACACAGTTTAACACGTATTATATGTTGCATGCTACTACTACTGTTTCGTATTCTTGTTCTAGGTACTAGTGCATCCTCAACATCATCTTTTTTCTTGCATTATCTTTTCATTAACAAATTAAGTAAAGCATTAGTgggattaattaaaatttacaaaATCCCCTTTGTGTTATCTTACGcactttgttttcttgtttgttCTGAGTTCTCTCATTATGTATTAGTAACAGATTAAGTAAAGCATTGGTGGGACTGATATAATATTTCCAAAATTCACATTATGTTAATTGGCACCCTTGCTTCTCTGTTAGTTATCAACACCGACAACTCATTATGTACTAACAAATGGAGTAAACCATTAGTGGGACTaatttaaatttccaaaatacTTTTTGTTATTTTACACACTTCCTTTGGCTGTTTCTTTCTAATTATAAATTTATGATAAGCAGTAGCGTATGCAGATTTTTTTATAAGCGATATTGACATTTAATAAGATCGGAGTTGAAGTCAAGTGGAGTTATggaatttatatattatatagttGAGCTGATCTTATGTGAGCACAATATATAGTTATTTTACAACATCAGGCTAAGTTAACTACATCAACAGGTTAATAATCATAGCAAGTCTAATGCTCTAACCTAAAAACAGTAAAACAAACTGGTTGTAATaggtataaaaaaataaaaaaataaaaaaatctattGATAGTTTGAAAAATCTTTATACTAtcagtataaataattaatttaaatcatttGTAGTTTTCTTACGTCGCCAAAGATTGAACACAAGTGTTTTTGGGAGAAGTTATAGTAGTAGTAGATTTAAATGTcccaataccaaaatattcataaGCTCATAGAACTATATATTTATGTAACATCCAAAAAACTGTACGGAGTGTTTCAACCATAGGACTTGTGAGTTCGGCAATACCTAGTGTTTCAGGGTCCTCTACCTCCTATAAGGAAGGCGATTTACCGACAGAACAATAAACTGGCAGGAGagttatatatacattttaaaaCACTCTCTCAACTCAAAACGCACAATGTTTAAATTCTGAATCTATCAAGCTAGATATAACAAGCACAAAGTAGCAATCATCTAGCACTCACTTTTGTTGtctttttatttaaaagaagGAACGTTTTGCTGGAGCTCTGCCAACAGCTCTCATCAAGTTGGCTAATTCAAGAACTCTAGCTACTTTTGTTCCTCTCTTTGCTTCTGCTGATGCTCTTTTCTCCTCTGCTTTTCTTTTCGCAGTTGCTACATCATTCTGCATCTTTTCTAGTGCTTTTGCTCTTTTCTCCTCTAGCTTCctctgaagaagaagaaaatgttaCTACAAAGTAAAAATAGTGCTAttatttgtttcattttatacGACGATGTTTGATAAACATCGAGTTTAAAGATAGACAAAAAGACTTCTGATGCATTTTGAAATGATCTTTAgaacttgtggtcttaaatatgtcatgaCATTTCAACGACTATAAGAGTATTAGCCCTGCCGAAGTTATTCCAATTTCGAGAGCTCGGATCTAATCGGTAGGTACTACATCAAGGTGGAAGGATTTGAAAATATTGCTCTTTTACCCAAAATAGATGCCCTACACCTCATCTCACCACTCCAATGCATATAGATCCACCCCGATGAACCCTTAAAATGACTCATGTGGCATAGTGATAAATGAAGTGTTTGCAAATTTTGAAGTTTAGGGTTCAATCACAGCAGAAATGAAAATGCCTAAGTTTTGAAGTGGATAGAATTATTAAATACATATGCTGATGAAACATAGCAACTTAGCAAGTATTTGGCGAAAAAATCGAGATACGCACAAACCGATCTAGACACCACGCATTAttataggaaaaaaataataataacattctGGTCCCAAACA contains:
- the LOC132061625 gene encoding zeatin O-xylosyltransferase-like, which produces MANVNVVSSLNHSQTGIEEGGDVVVVMVPFLAQGHLNPLLHLSRLVSSYNLPIYYLGYSDKISLVKRRVHGWNPFTTCNIHFQEFPNPPSHELSHDQLYGSNKSSHQIASRFILPILDESLMLREPVGAFLLEIAKKTRRVVVIYDSLMASVVQDIVSIPNAEAFCFNVSSAFMICSMYLEEAVRRFHLPTFVGKFIGRILLPNGFQFPNNIPSFQNCFIPKFMDFILMQDRVNTFCSGNLYSTCKAVEGPYLNVLSKFNKLLRKGKQWAIGPLHPIAPLPSALPLKEDDDQNINRRHKCLKWLDKQEPNSVILVSFGTTSSLSSEQIKELAIGLEKSQQKFIWIVRDALLLREDDQQVQIPQDYEERVEGTGVVVKDWAPQLEILEHSSTGGFLSHCGWNSVLESITSGVPLATWPMLFDHPRIAVLVTKVLKIGIVVKDWEKRDELITSTTVETVVRKLMASAEGNEMRMRVIELSKKVRQSMIDGGDYTTEMDSFIAHITRC